A stretch of Pelomicrobium methylotrophicum DNA encodes these proteins:
- a CDS encoding TolC family protein produces MGSRYSICFAVVLWAGAAGGFAQDRLVQGDPVLDRLIAEAVQNNPEIQAAEHEREAARQRIAPAGALDDPMLEAGVLSLPTTGRLDQEPMTMKMIGLAQRFPYPGKLRLRQDMAAREADAASQNYREVVNRVVRDVKVAYYELAFVIESAHLVQRNIEILEQFLKTAEARYAVGEGQQADVLKAQTQLARMQDELIRLGRERLVLEAELNRVLGRPRGAAPPRPEFPRLAEVALSLDALQETALMTRPRLLAIRSTIDRNARAVDLAKLDYYPDFDVRFSYGQRDTLQGGLPQDDLVSLTVAVNLPLWRESKRAPRVAEAAAMREQALSMYQNQVNEINARLRQEVTNARQSLQSARLYETAILPQARLTVESALAAYKVNRVDFLTLLDNQMVVFNAEIARAFAITSYYKALAEIELVAGKRMF; encoded by the coding sequence ATGGGATCTCGCTACTCCATTTGCTTTGCTGTTGTCTTGTGGGCGGGTGCTGCCGGGGGGTTTGCCCAGGACCGCCTGGTCCAGGGTGATCCCGTGCTCGATCGACTGATCGCCGAAGCGGTGCAGAACAATCCGGAGATCCAGGCCGCCGAGCACGAGCGGGAAGCGGCCCGCCAACGGATCGCGCCTGCGGGCGCGCTCGACGATCCGATGCTGGAAGCCGGTGTCTTGAGTCTGCCCACCACCGGGCGGCTCGACCAGGAACCGATGACCATGAAGATGATCGGCCTGGCTCAGCGATTTCCCTACCCCGGCAAGCTCAGGTTGCGGCAAGACATGGCCGCCCGGGAGGCGGACGCCGCGAGTCAGAACTACCGGGAGGTGGTCAACCGCGTGGTGCGCGACGTGAAGGTGGCCTACTACGAGCTCGCGTTCGTCATCGAATCTGCGCACCTGGTGCAGAGGAACATCGAGATCCTGGAGCAGTTCCTCAAGACCGCGGAGGCGCGCTACGCGGTGGGCGAAGGCCAGCAGGCTGACGTGCTCAAGGCCCAGACCCAGCTTGCTCGGATGCAGGACGAACTGATCCGGCTCGGGCGCGAGCGGCTGGTGCTCGAGGCCGAGCTCAACCGGGTGCTGGGACGGCCGCGCGGCGCCGCGCCGCCACGGCCCGAGTTTCCCCGGCTGGCGGAGGTGGCGCTGTCGCTGGATGCGCTCCAGGAAACCGCATTGATGACCCGGCCGCGACTCCTGGCCATCCGCAGCACCATCGATCGCAACGCCAGGGCGGTCGATCTGGCGAAGCTGGACTACTATCCGGACTTCGATGTGCGTTTCTCCTACGGCCAGCGGGACACCCTTCAAGGCGGCTTGCCCCAGGACGACCTGGTGTCCCTCACCGTGGCCGTCAACCTGCCGCTCTGGCGCGAGTCGAAACGCGCCCCCCGCGTCGCCGAGGCGGCGGCGATGCGCGAGCAGGCCCTCAGCATGTACCAGAACCAGGTGAACGAGATCAACGCGCGGCTGCGGCAGGAAGTGACCAATGCCCGGCAAAGCCTGCAGTCGGCCCGGCTGTACGAGACGGCGATCCTGCCTCAGGCGAGGCTGACCGTGGAATCGGCGCTTGCCGCCTATAAGGTCAACCGCGTGGATTTTTTGACTCTGCTCGACAACCAGATGGTGGTCTTCAACGCCGAGATCGCCCGTGCGTTCGCGATCACGAGCTATTACAAGGCGCTGGCGGAGATCGAGCTGGTCGCGGGAAAGCGGATGTTCTAG
- a CDS encoding PepSY domain-containing protein: protein MSRQQLQRQDKLRSWYVWHRWLGVSAAWLVLMLAATGLMLNHTEALKLDHYLVTSEAILNWYGIRGPGQVTSYAMGGHRLTQAGSRLYLDAQPLPGAYGPLRGAVALDGRVVAVVDGELVLLTSEGALIERLGRAHGVPPGARRIGRADDGRLVISAAGGYFAVDQNLLRWTALERIPSVRWSEPSVPPAALRKRIVEHYRGSHLTLERLTLDLHSGRILGQGGSYVMDAAAGAMLLLAGSGVWLWTRGMLHRRQRRHGKG, encoded by the coding sequence ATGAGCCGCCAACAGCTTCAACGCCAGGACAAGCTACGCTCCTGGTACGTCTGGCATCGCTGGCTCGGTGTCAGCGCGGCATGGCTGGTGCTCATGCTGGCGGCAACGGGGCTGATGCTCAATCACACCGAAGCCTTGAAACTCGACCACTATCTGGTCACCAGCGAAGCAATCCTGAACTGGTACGGCATTCGAGGCCCCGGACAAGTTACCAGTTATGCCATGGGCGGGCATCGCCTCACCCAGGCGGGAAGCCGGCTCTATCTGGATGCGCAGCCCTTGCCAGGGGCCTACGGGCCGCTGCGGGGTGCCGTGGCGCTGGACGGGAGAGTGGTGGCGGTGGTGGACGGTGAGCTGGTCCTGCTGACCAGCGAAGGGGCGTTGATCGAACGACTCGGGCGTGCCCACGGTGTCCCGCCGGGCGCACGGCGCATCGGACGCGCCGACGACGGTCGCCTGGTGATCTCGGCCGCCGGAGGTTACTTCGCCGTTGATCAAAACCTGCTCCGGTGGACGGCCTTGGAAAGGATCCCCTCGGTTCGCTGGTCCGAGCCTTCTGTCCCGCCGGCGGCATTGCGGAAGCGCATCGTCGAGCACTATCGAGGCAGCCACCTGACCCTGGAGCGGCTCACACTGGATTTGCACAGCGGCCGCATTCTGGGACAGGGGGGAAGCTACGTGATGGATGCCGCTGCGGGGGCGATGCTGCTGCTGGCTGGCAGCGGCGTATGGCTGTGGACGCGGGGGATGCTGCACCGACGGCAACGACGGCACGGAAAAGGCTGA
- a CDS encoding FMN-binding protein: MITGVCLRLIVIAVGLLTVAQAHARGVYQEPAAFIDEVFAGDPPVPKALWISGKAREGAERILGHPPPSLRVRYWQREKRTAWILEEIGKEQPITAGIVVDNGQIERVKVLVFRESRGWEVRYPFFTDQFKGTRLGADAALDRSIDGITGATLSVRALKKLVRLALFYHQWVSTDP; the protein is encoded by the coding sequence ATGATCACGGGCGTTTGCCTTCGGCTGATCGTGATCGCGGTGGGGCTTCTGACCGTGGCGCAGGCCCATGCCCGCGGTGTCTACCAGGAGCCCGCCGCTTTCATCGATGAGGTGTTCGCCGGTGATCCTCCCGTGCCGAAGGCCCTATGGATCTCGGGGAAGGCACGGGAAGGCGCCGAGCGTATTCTTGGCCACCCGCCTCCCAGTCTGCGGGTGCGCTACTGGCAGCGGGAGAAGCGTACCGCCTGGATTCTGGAGGAGATCGGCAAGGAGCAACCGATCACGGCGGGTATCGTGGTCGACAACGGGCAGATCGAACGCGTCAAAGTGCTCGTGTTCCGGGAAAGCCGCGGTTGGGAGGTGCGCTATCCCTTTTTCACCGATCAATTCAAGGGGACCCGCCTCGGCGCCGATGCCGCCCTCGACCGGTCCATCGATGGCATCACCGGGGCTACGCTGTCGGTGCGTGCGCTGAAAAAGCTGGTCCGGCTTGCGCTTTTCTATCATCAATGGGTTTCGACTGACCCATGA
- a CDS encoding porin: MKKRWSPLAACSLALLGASIPAEAAGTPSLEQMWELIQRQQQEIERLKALNRALEQKMDAAGEAIDQARQAAAQADAKAGPGTVAEAHAESGAHTPFHHGLSGRTTVGGYGELHYNNLSGKGGAKDKDEIDFHRFILFLNHEFDARTRFASELEVEHAFVEDEGNKTEENTAPGEVALEYAFVERDLTDQLQLRAGMLLVPAGIINETHEPPTFYGVERNPVETNIIPTTWREGGVSLIGRPAPGWQYDIVLHSGLGISGGSNFAVRDGRKGVGKAPANDPAVTTRIKWTGFPGLELGAAFQYQTDIGQGTDPSVGSAHLWEGHAALTRGRFGLRALYARWDLNGPGPKSVGADVQEGWYIEPSFKVTPEIGVFTRYNVWNNQAGQKGPTEKRQWDVGLNYWPHADVVFKVDYQQQENEDGKDQNGFNVGVGYMF; encoded by the coding sequence ATGAAGAAACGGTGGTCACCGCTTGCCGCCTGCAGCCTGGCCCTTTTGGGAGCAAGTATTCCCGCCGAGGCCGCTGGCACCCCCAGCCTGGAGCAGATGTGGGAGCTCATCCAGCGACAGCAACAGGAAATCGAGCGCCTCAAGGCCCTCAACCGGGCGCTGGAGCAAAAAATGGACGCTGCCGGCGAGGCCATCGATCAGGCCCGGCAGGCAGCAGCCCAGGCGGATGCGAAAGCCGGGCCCGGCACAGTCGCGGAGGCGCATGCCGAGTCAGGTGCCCACACACCCTTCCACCACGGCCTATCCGGCCGCACCACGGTGGGTGGTTATGGGGAGCTGCATTACAACAACCTGAGTGGAAAGGGCGGGGCCAAGGACAAGGATGAAATCGATTTCCACCGGTTCATTCTGTTCCTGAACCACGAGTTCGACGCCCGCACCCGCTTCGCTTCTGAGCTCGAAGTCGAGCACGCGTTTGTTGAGGACGAAGGCAATAAGACCGAAGAAAACACGGCGCCCGGCGAGGTGGCGCTGGAGTACGCTTTCGTGGAGCGCGATCTGACCGACCAGCTCCAGCTCAGAGCGGGAATGCTTTTGGTTCCGGCTGGCATCATCAACGAGACCCACGAGCCCCCCACCTTCTACGGCGTCGAGCGTAACCCCGTGGAAACGAACATTATCCCAACGACATGGCGGGAAGGGGGTGTCTCGCTCATCGGCCGTCCGGCTCCAGGCTGGCAGTACGACATCGTGCTGCACTCGGGTCTGGGTATCAGCGGGGGCAGCAATTTCGCTGTTCGCGACGGGCGCAAGGGCGTCGGAAAAGCGCCGGCTAACGATCCGGCGGTCACGACCCGTATCAAGTGGACCGGCTTCCCGGGTCTCGAGCTCGGGGCTGCGTTCCAGTATCAGACCGACATCGGCCAGGGAACTGATCCGAGCGTCGGCAGTGCCCATCTATGGGAGGGCCACGCGGCGCTGACACGAGGCCGCTTCGGCCTCAGGGCCCTCTACGCGCGTTGGGACTTGAACGGGCCGGGACCGAAATCGGTCGGGGCGGACGTGCAGGAGGGCTGGTACATCGAGCCTTCCTTCAAAGTGACCCCGGAAATCGGTGTGTTCACGCGTTACAACGTCTGGAACAATCAAGCCGGCCAGAAGGGGCCGACCGAGAAGCGCCAATGGGACGTGGGTCTGAACTATTGGCCGCACGCCGACGTGGTCTTCAAGGTGGACTACCAACAGCAAGAGAATGAAGACGGGAAAGACCAGAACGGCTTCAACGTCGGGGTCGGCTATATGTTCTGA
- a CDS encoding copper-binding protein: protein MKRRTVLWMVAVTWGLLLGPSVRAQSTPAGSPAAQAPSGSATGTGIVKGVDKAAGKVKVAHDPIKSLNWPKMTMSFPVKDPAVLDQLKEGQQVRFEIEKTASGYVITKITLLE, encoded by the coding sequence ATGAAACGCCGTACAGTCTTGTGGATGGTCGCCGTCACCTGGGGGCTACTCTTGGGCCCTTCGGTGAGGGCTCAGAGCACCCCTGCTGGCAGCCCGGCCGCCCAGGCGCCGTCCGGCAGCGCGACCGGAACGGGGATCGTGAAAGGGGTCGATAAGGCGGCCGGCAAGGTCAAAGTGGCACACGATCCCATCAAGAGCCTGAACTGGCCCAAGATGACCATGTCATTCCCCGTGAAGGACCCGGCGGTTCTCGATCAGCTGAAGGAGGGCCAACAGGTGCGCTTCGAAATCGAGAAGACGGCTTCGGGGTATGTCATCACGAAAATCACCCTCCTCGAGTGA
- a CDS encoding cupredoxin domain-containing protein — translation MATRHYLTMVTATMTLYTAVALADAGHPHGQTAPKQAHPHGTAGMHGAGHGPGHAHEFPFGEPGDPAKATRTVAVVTLDTMRYDPARVEVKAGETVKFAVTNLGKLPHEFVLGDAASLKEHAEMMRKMPDMKHEEPNMVTLQPGETKTLVWRFKTAGTVDFACLIPGHFEAGMRGAVLVSEK, via the coding sequence ATGGCAACCAGGCACTACCTGACGATGGTGACGGCGACAATGACGCTGTATACGGCGGTCGCGCTCGCGGACGCGGGCCACCCCCACGGACAGACGGCGCCGAAGCAGGCGCATCCCCATGGCACGGCGGGCATGCACGGGGCTGGCCACGGCCCGGGACACGCGCACGAATTCCCCTTTGGTGAACCCGGCGATCCGGCCAAGGCGACGCGCACGGTGGCGGTGGTCACCTTGGACACCATGCGCTACGATCCGGCGCGCGTGGAGGTCAAGGCAGGCGAGACGGTGAAGTTCGCGGTCACCAATCTGGGCAAGCTGCCCCATGAGTTCGTGCTCGGTGATGCCGCATCGCTCAAGGAGCATGCGGAGATGATGCGCAAGATGCCCGACATGAAGCACGAGGAGCCCAACATGGTCACCTTGCAACCCGGCGAGACCAAGACCCTGGTATGGCGGTTCAAGACCGCCGGCACCGTGGACTTCGCCTGCCTGATTCCCGGGCATTTCGAGGCGGGAATGCGTGGCGCCGTGCTGGTTTCCGAGAAGTAG